The Papaver somniferum cultivar HN1 chromosome 3, ASM357369v1, whole genome shotgun sequence genome includes a region encoding these proteins:
- the LOC113358044 gene encoding importin subunit alpha-like has translation MPLRPPTTPLGVGRREMMMRKNSYKSGMDIDGGRRRREENLVEIRKNKREDNLNKKRRQQQPSLLTASGFDGNQQRYEEQFAGFSESDQLNIIRAMVGELWSVYPESQLESTTKFRKLLSLARDPPIDKVIKAGVVRRFVGFLARNDLPQLQFEAAWALTNIAAGTSEHTQVVIQHSAVPKLVQLLSSGNADVREQALWALGNVAGDSPGCRDYVLSQGALVPLLSQFSKHSKESMLRTATWTLSNLCRGETAVSFEQVKLALPVLQHLIHSSDEEILTDACWALSHISKDRIEALIEAGVCSRLVNLLLHPSPSVCTPSLRTIGNIVTGNDEQTQVLIDYQVLSCFHQFLTQNYSKNIKRETCWAISNITAGNVDQIQAVIEANIVGPVLHLLRHAEFEIKKEAAWAIANALYGAVNEQIRYLVEQGCISPLCNLLTCPDPKIVMICLEGLENILKVGESDKESGKTNGDNIYAEMIDECEGLDKIEALQSHDNNDIYEKSVYILETYWGSVSEEEDEEDYVQDRFDFGTFPEPLPHSIDSPPGFFIRKHAV, from the exons ATGCCATTGAGACCACCAACTACGCCGTTAGGAGTCGGAAGGAGGgagatgatgatgaggaagaacTCGTACAAAAGTGGAATGGATATTGATggcggaagaagaagaagagaagagaatttggTTGAGATCCGGAAGAACAAAAGAGAAGATAATCTTAACAAGAAACGAAGACAACAACAACCTTCTCTTCTTACCGCTTCTGGTTTTGATGGTAATCAACAACGATATGAAGAACAATTTGCTGGTTTCTCTGAATCTGACCAG CTGAATATTATTCGGGCAATGGTAGGAGAATTATGGTCTGTTTATCCAGAATCACAGTTGGAGTCGACTACTAAATTCAGGAAGCTTTTATCTCTTG CGCGTGACCCACCGATTGATAAGGTAATTAAAGCTGGTGTTGTCCGACGATTCGTAGGATTTCTTGCAAGGAATGATCTTCCTCAACTCCAG TTTGAGGCAGCATGGGCTTTGACGAATATCGCGGCAGGCACATCAGAGCATACACAAGTTGTGATTCAACATAGTGCTGTTCCAAAGCTTGTGCAACTTCTTAGCTCTGGAAATGCTGATGTTCGTGAACAG GCTCTGTGGGCTTTGGGTAACGTCGCTGGTGACTCGCCAGGCTGTAGAGATTATGTTCTTTCTCAGGGTGCACTGGTGCCACTGCTGTCTCAGTTTAGTAAGCACTCAAAAGAATCTATGTTGAGGACTGCTACGTGGACTTTATCCAACTTATGTCGTGGCGAGACAGCAGTATCATTTGAGCAG GTCAAGCTTGCTTTGCCAGTTCTTCAGCACCTTATACACTCAAGTGATGAAGAAATTCTTACAGATGCTTGCTGGGCGCTGTCGCATATCTCTAAGGACAGAATCGAGGCTCTGATTGAGGCTGGAGTCTGTTCACGACTTGTGAATCTTTTGCT TCATCCATCTCCTTCAGTTTGTACACCATCTCTTCGAACCATTGGAAACATTGTTACAGGGAATGATGAACAGACTCAG GTGTTGATTGACTACCAAGTGCTTTCTTGTTTCCATCAATTTCTGACTCAAAATTACAGTAAGAACATTAAGAGAGAAACCTGTTGGGCCATCTCAAATATCACTGCCGGAAATGTTGATCAGATACAG GCTGTTATTGAAGCTAATATCGTTGGACCTGTATTGCATCTTCTCCGGCATGCAGAGTTTGAGATCAAGAAGGAAGCTGCATGGGCTATTGCCAATGCTTTGTACGGAGCAGTTAATGAGCAGATCAG ATATCTGGTAGAGCAAGGATGCATAAGCCCACTCTGCAATCTTTTGACATGCCCGGACCCTAAGATTGTGATGATATGCCTAGAAGGCCTTGAGAACATCCTGAAGGTTGGTGAATCTGATAAAGAGTCGGGAAAGACTAATGGAGACAATATCTATGCAGAGATGATTGATGAATGTGAAGGTTTGGATAAGATCGAAGCTCTACAAAGCCATGACAACAAtgatatctacgaaaaatctgTCTATATCCTAGAGACATACTGGGGTTCGGTTTCGGAGGAGGAAGATGAGGAAGATTATGTTCAAGACAGATTTGATTTTGGGACATTCCCCGAACCTCTTCCACACAGCATCGATTCTCCACCTGGCTTCTTTATTAGGAAACATGCAGTCTAG